From a single Loxodonta africana isolate mLoxAfr1 chromosome 9, mLoxAfr1.hap2, whole genome shotgun sequence genomic region:
- the CD274 gene encoding programmed cell death 1 ligand 1 isoform X3, producing the protein MRILNVLTFMTYSHFLNAFTISVPKDLHVVEYGKNVTMECTFPVGKQLNLTVLVVYWEKGDKKIIQFVDGEEDLKVQHSSYSQRAQLLKDQLALGKAVLQITDVKLRDAGVYRCLISYGGADYKRITLKVNAPYSKINQRVSVDPVTSEHELTCQAEGYPEAEVIWTNSDHQVLRGKTTITKGQEELFNVTSTLRVNTTAKEVFHCTFQRAGPEENSTAELVIPEPPSISLPSKRTHLILLGAVLLFLGVLMTVIFYLKRNVRMMNVEKGGIGDMDSQKQNAGILRLWSGSLSRYSTTRDGWASRLQMA; encoded by the exons ATGAGGATATTAAATGTCCTTACATTCATGACCTACTCACATTTCCTGAATG CATTTACCATCAGTGTTCCCAAGGACCTACATGTGGTAGAGTACGGCAAGAATGTGACGATGGAATGCACATTCCCTGTAGGAAAGCAATTAAACTTGACTGTGTTAGTTGTCTACTGGGAAAAGGGggataaaaaaattattcagTTTGTGGATGGGGAGGAAGACCTGAAGGTGCAGCACAGCAGCTACAGCCAGAGGGCCCAGCTGCTGAAGGACCAGCTTGCCCTGGGAAAGGCCGTGCTTCAGATCACGGATGTGAAATTGCGGGATGCAGGGGTTTACCGCTGCCTGATCAGCTACGGTGGTGCCGACTACAAGCGGATTACTTTGAAAGTCAATG CCCCGTACAGCAAAATCAACCAAAGAGTTTCTGTGGATCCAGTCACCTCGGAGCATGAGCTAACATGCCAGGCTGAGGGTTACCCTGAGGCTGAGGTCATCTGGACCAACAGTGACCACCAAGTCCTGAGAGGCAAGACCACCATCACCAAGGGACAGGAGGAGCTTTTCAATGTGACCAGCACACTGAGAGTCAACACGACAGCCAAGGAGGTCTTCCACTGCACTTTCCAGAGAGCAGGTCCCGAGGAGAACAGTACGGCTGAGTTGGTCATCCCAG AACCACCTAGCATATCTCTACCAAGTAAGAGGACTCACTTGATACTTCTGGGAGCCGTCCTGTTGTTCCTTGGTGTCCTGATGACAGTCATCTTCTACCTGAaaagaaatg TGAGAATGATGAATGTGGAAAAAGGTGGCATCGGAGATATGGACTCACAGAAGCAAAATG CAGGGATTCTCCGCCTGTGGTCTGGAAGCTTGTCCAGGTACAGCACGACTAGGGACGGATGGGCGAGCAGGCTgcagatggcatag
- the CD274 gene encoding programmed cell death 1 ligand 1 isoform X2 has product MECTFPVGKQLNLTVLVVYWEKGDKKIIQFVDGEEDLKVQHSSYSQRAQLLKDQLALGKAVLQITDVKLRDAGVYRCLISYGGADYKRITLKVNAPYSKINQRVSVDPVTSEHELTCQAEGYPEAEVIWTNSDHQVLRGKTTITKGQEELFNVTSTLRVNTTAKEVFHCTFQRAGPEENSTAELVIPEPPSISLPSKRTHLILLGAVLLFLGVLMTVIFYLKRNVRMMNVEKGGIGDMDSQKQNAGILRLWSGSLSRYSTTRDGWASRLQMA; this is encoded by the exons ATGGAATGCACATTCCCTGTAGGAAAGCAATTAAACTTGACTGTGTTAGTTGTCTACTGGGAAAAGGGggataaaaaaattattcagTTTGTGGATGGGGAGGAAGACCTGAAGGTGCAGCACAGCAGCTACAGCCAGAGGGCCCAGCTGCTGAAGGACCAGCTTGCCCTGGGAAAGGCCGTGCTTCAGATCACGGATGTGAAATTGCGGGATGCAGGGGTTTACCGCTGCCTGATCAGCTACGGTGGTGCCGACTACAAGCGGATTACTTTGAAAGTCAATG CCCCGTACAGCAAAATCAACCAAAGAGTTTCTGTGGATCCAGTCACCTCGGAGCATGAGCTAACATGCCAGGCTGAGGGTTACCCTGAGGCTGAGGTCATCTGGACCAACAGTGACCACCAAGTCCTGAGAGGCAAGACCACCATCACCAAGGGACAGGAGGAGCTTTTCAATGTGACCAGCACACTGAGAGTCAACACGACAGCCAAGGAGGTCTTCCACTGCACTTTCCAGAGAGCAGGTCCCGAGGAGAACAGTACGGCTGAGTTGGTCATCCCAG AACCACCTAGCATATCTCTACCAAGTAAGAGGACTCACTTGATACTTCTGGGAGCCGTCCTGTTGTTCCTTGGTGTCCTGATGACAGTCATCTTCTACCTGAaaagaaatg TGAGAATGATGAATGTGGAAAAAGGTGGCATCGGAGATATGGACTCACAGAAGCAAAATG CAGGGATTCTCCGCCTGTGGTCTGGAAGCTTGTCCAGGTACAGCACGACTAGGGACGGATGGGCGAGCAGGCTgcagatggcatag
- the CD274 gene encoding programmed cell death 1 ligand 1 isoform X1, with product MRILNVLTFMTYSHFLNAFTISVPKDLHVVEYGKNVTMECTFPVGKQLNLTVLVVYWEKGDKKIIQFVDGEEDLKVQHSSYSQRAQLLKDQLALGKAVLQITDVKLRDAGVYRCLISYGGADYKRITLKVNAPYSKINQRVSVDPVTSEHELTCQAEGYPEAEVIWTNSDHQVLRGKTTITKGQEELFNVTSTLRVNTTAKEVFHCTFQRAGPEENSTAELVIPEPPSISLPSKRTHLILLGAVLLFLGVLMTVIFYLKRNVRMMNVEKGGIGDMDSQKQNDSKSEET from the exons ATGAGGATATTAAATGTCCTTACATTCATGACCTACTCACATTTCCTGAATG CATTTACCATCAGTGTTCCCAAGGACCTACATGTGGTAGAGTACGGCAAGAATGTGACGATGGAATGCACATTCCCTGTAGGAAAGCAATTAAACTTGACTGTGTTAGTTGTCTACTGGGAAAAGGGggataaaaaaattattcagTTTGTGGATGGGGAGGAAGACCTGAAGGTGCAGCACAGCAGCTACAGCCAGAGGGCCCAGCTGCTGAAGGACCAGCTTGCCCTGGGAAAGGCCGTGCTTCAGATCACGGATGTGAAATTGCGGGATGCAGGGGTTTACCGCTGCCTGATCAGCTACGGTGGTGCCGACTACAAGCGGATTACTTTGAAAGTCAATG CCCCGTACAGCAAAATCAACCAAAGAGTTTCTGTGGATCCAGTCACCTCGGAGCATGAGCTAACATGCCAGGCTGAGGGTTACCCTGAGGCTGAGGTCATCTGGACCAACAGTGACCACCAAGTCCTGAGAGGCAAGACCACCATCACCAAGGGACAGGAGGAGCTTTTCAATGTGACCAGCACACTGAGAGTCAACACGACAGCCAAGGAGGTCTTCCACTGCACTTTCCAGAGAGCAGGTCCCGAGGAGAACAGTACGGCTGAGTTGGTCATCCCAG AACCACCTAGCATATCTCTACCAAGTAAGAGGACTCACTTGATACTTCTGGGAGCCGTCCTGTTGTTCCTTGGTGTCCTGATGACAGTCATCTTCTACCTGAaaagaaatg TGAGAATGATGAATGTGGAAAAAGGTGGCATCGGAGATATGGACTCACAGAAGCAAAATG ACTCAAAATCTGAGGAGACGTAA